A genomic window from Paenibacillus sp. FSL K6-0276 includes:
- a CDS encoding phosphotransferase, producing the protein MTNNEVVKIFDAYLFPLVSELYELEGYETWLIKAHTGGRNVVYNCEKVGADAKILRIAFLNDRSREELLGEAEYIRYLFEHGGSVSDVVSSKKGNLLEEITHNNYTFFVCLFEKAKGKKLVDNHYRYREGVPITEYYYNCGKVLGKMHQLSKEYTPVHRRYSFLDKYNVEFINKLIPDSLPLLKEKLVELLKTLEGLERNHTSFGMIHFDYNDGNYMIDFDTGQITVYDFDNSCFGWYMYDLADLWRSGVGWIAAEPDAGKRKKFMDDYFTTVLEGYRSETRIEDSILEKLPLFIKVTLMEQIVDEFECMRNQGEEPECDEELSYCIKCLEDDIPFVGFFHEIYSLEEPFQYEERDI; encoded by the coding sequence TTGACTAATAATGAGGTAGTTAAAATCTTTGATGCATATTTGTTTCCATTAGTATCAGAGTTGTACGAGTTAGAAGGTTATGAAACGTGGCTGATTAAGGCACATACCGGAGGGCGGAATGTCGTTTATAACTGTGAGAAAGTTGGTGCTGATGCAAAAATACTCAGGATCGCCTTCTTAAATGACAGGAGCCGGGAAGAATTGCTGGGCGAAGCTGAATATATCAGGTATTTATTCGAGCATGGCGGTAGTGTCTCAGATGTAGTCAGCTCCAAGAAGGGGAATCTGCTGGAAGAGATCACTCATAATAATTACACCTTTTTTGTTTGCCTGTTTGAAAAGGCCAAAGGAAAAAAGTTGGTGGACAATCATTATCGGTATCGGGAAGGAGTTCCAATTACCGAATATTATTATAACTGCGGAAAAGTCCTAGGAAAAATGCATCAATTGTCAAAAGAATATACGCCTGTCCATCGTCGGTATAGTTTTTTGGATAAATATAATGTCGAGTTTATCAATAAACTGATCCCCGATTCCTTACCTCTGCTTAAAGAGAAGCTGGTAGAGCTCCTGAAAACCTTAGAAGGATTAGAAAGAAACCATACGTCCTTTGGTATGATCCATTTTGATTACAACGATGGGAATTATATGATAGATTTTGATACCGGGCAAATCACTGTATATGATTTCGATAATTCATGTTTTGGTTGGTATATGTATGACCTGGCAGATCTCTGGAGAAGCGGAGTAGGCTGGATAGCGGCTGAACCAGACGCGGGTAAACGCAAAAAATTCATGGATGACTATTTTACAACAGTCCTTGAGGGATACAGATCAGAGACACGGATCGAAGATTCGATATTGGAGAAATTGCCCTTATTTATCAAAGTGACCCTCATGGAACAAATTGTAGATGAGTTCGAGTGTATGCGGAATCAAGGTGAAGAGCCGGAGTGTGATGAAGAGTTATCATATTGCATAAAATGCCTGGAAGACGATATCCCGTTCGTAGGATTTTTCCATGAAATTTACTCGTTGGAAGAACCCTTTCAGTATGAGGAACGAGATATTTAA
- a CDS encoding Ger(x)C family spore germination protein — MRTIFLLLLCFTVAIQSGCAFKDIDKRIFVIAIGVDKSDDVNNPYRVTLKLALPTQKIDPSVNNTQIISENSETITGAIGRITAKTSKDLNYGLLEVCILGESLAHESIKEPLSWLSRRFDIPMEGMVALGKPNAETVLKMKPKSENFSGNALFLSLSESGSISSFTVPEQFYDFYRRTTEKGMDPYLPVIEAEKEVYKIDTAALLDKQKIKTILTPEETRVFKELLKSYPHFEITTKMEGQPFVLAIEQLKRRYTIDTNNKNKPVIHVSVQMRGIVEEFVNLLYEDNWDEFEKNVEQEEKTKISSLMKKLQTNGIDPLGFGLLYRATRHEGDMEWEQWQTIYPEAVFDVHVKVSMQGTGAIK; from the coding sequence ATGAGAACCATCTTCCTGTTGCTCCTCTGCTTTACAGTGGCTATACAATCGGGTTGTGCCTTCAAGGATATCGACAAACGTATATTCGTGATCGCCATCGGAGTAGATAAATCGGATGATGTAAATAATCCATATCGCGTGACTTTAAAATTAGCTTTACCCACCCAAAAAATTGATCCTTCTGTGAATAATACTCAAATTATAAGCGAGAATTCCGAAACGATAACAGGCGCGATCGGGCGGATAACCGCAAAAACATCGAAAGATCTCAATTATGGCCTCTTAGAAGTATGTATTTTGGGTGAATCATTAGCCCATGAGAGTATCAAAGAGCCGCTTAGTTGGCTGTCGCGAAGATTCGATATTCCGATGGAGGGGATGGTGGCATTAGGAAAGCCTAACGCGGAGACCGTTCTTAAAATGAAACCAAAATCGGAAAATTTTTCAGGTAACGCATTGTTTTTAAGCCTGTCCGAATCGGGATCAATCTCATCGTTCACGGTTCCCGAACAATTTTATGATTTCTATCGTCGAACCACTGAAAAGGGCATGGACCCCTACTTGCCGGTCATCGAGGCTGAAAAAGAGGTATACAAAATTGATACGGCTGCTCTTTTAGACAAGCAGAAGATAAAAACGATTTTGACTCCAGAGGAAACTCGCGTCTTTAAAGAACTGCTTAAAAGTTATCCTCATTTCGAAATCACCACAAAAATGGAAGGTCAACCTTTCGTCTTGGCCATTGAACAACTGAAGAGGCGCTATACGATTGATACAAACAATAAAAATAAACCAGTTATTCATGTATCTGTCCAAATGCGCGGAATTGTAGAAGAATTCGTAAACCTGCTGTATGAAGACAATTGGGATGAATTTGAAAAGAATGTTGAACAGGAAGAGAAGACAAAGATATCAAGCTTGATGAAAAAGCTGCAAACAAACGGGATAGATCCGCTCGGTTTCGGATTGCTCTATAGAGCTACCCGGCATGAAGGGGATATGGAATGGGAGCAATGGCAGACCATTTATCCCGAGGCTGTATTTGATGTACATGTTAAAGTTTCTATGCAGGGAACGGGAGCAATAAAATAA